The proteins below are encoded in one region of Engraulis encrasicolus isolate BLACKSEA-1 chromosome 1, IST_EnEncr_1.0, whole genome shotgun sequence:
- the LOC134460715 gene encoding uncharacterized protein LOC134460715: MFGQEPQLPVDFLLGRVRPPVHGRVCDWIQEHQARLQVAFDGARERLAAAAEYRKDRHDARVKTAVLEVGQRVYVRNLGVRGRNKIQDVWNSQVHMVVRTPSETGAVYTIAPVNDPTKLKHVHRSMLKGVVGPLAPDTPPGSGRPGEPTPVDSGELSSEEDILLGEQVGDADLGVPAEPHAPQGGTSGGNEGQRRTSQASPSSSAAQLPGRGTSSSEVPPRRTFRSNAGQHSNPHRLPGGATPNF, encoded by the coding sequence atgttcggccaagagccacagctacccgtagacttcctcctgggccgagttcggccaccggtccatggtcgagtgtgcgactggatacaggagcatcaggcccggcttcaagtggcatttgatggggctcgggagcggttggccgcagcggcggaatatcgcaaggacagacacgatgcacgggtgaagactgctgttttagaagtagggcaacgggtatatgtacgcaacctcggcgtgcgaggtcgaaataaaatccaagatgtgtggaactcccaggtacacatggtggtgcgtaccccttcggagaccggagccgtgtacacgatcgcccccgtcaacgatccaacgaagctgaagcacgttcaccgcagcatgctgaaaggagtggtgggccccctggcccccgacacccccccggggtcgggccgaccaggcgaacctacccctgtcgactcaggggagctatcgagcgaagaagatatccttcttggggagcaggtgggcgatgctgacttgggtgtcccagcagagccccatgcaccccagggtggcacctcaggaggaaacgaagggcagcgtcggacttcgcaggcttcccccagcagttcggccgctcagctacccggtcgtggcactagcagcagcgaggtgcccccacgccggactttccggtctaacgcgggacaacactctaatccccatcggctgcctggtggggcgactccaaacttttga